A single window of Manduca sexta isolate Smith_Timp_Sample1 unplaced genomic scaffold, JHU_Msex_v1.0 HiC_scaffold_2123, whole genome shotgun sequence DNA harbors:
- the LOC119191919 gene encoding uncharacterized protein LOC119191919 yields MGFEDRKELERVKERLKKDGKNLNVQEVKNKDPLVIIKDLLNCHSNEEILGAIRAQNKNLLGQIPKEADRMDVRYRRKARNPLMTHVILQVSPQLWRIFTEAGALHVDIQRVKVEDHSPLVQCSKCLGYGHGRRFCRDSLDACSHCGGPHLRAECPEWMAAAAPTCCNCQKAKIADSGHNAFSQDCPVRKRWDALARSAIAYC; encoded by the coding sequence ATGGGCTTTGAGGATAGGAAGGAACTGGAAAGAGTGAAGGAAAGATTGAAAAAAGACGGGAAAAACCTGAATGTGCAAGAGGTAAAAAACAAAGACCCATTAGTAATTATTAAGGACCTCCTAAACTGCCACTCGAACGAAGAGATCCTCGGTGCGATCAGGGCGCAGAACAAAAACCTCCTGGGCCAGATACCGAAGGAAGCCGACCGAATGGACGTCAGATATAGACGTAAGGCTAGGAACCCGTTGATGACGCACGTGATCCTGCAGGTGTCGCCACAGCTCTGGAGGATATTTACGGAGGCTGGCGCGTTGCACGTGGACATCCAGAGAGTCAAGGTTGAGGACCATTCTCCCCTAGTCCAGTGCTCAAAATGCTTGGGCTACGGACATGGGAGACGGTTCTGCCGAGACTCTCTGGATGCATGCAGTCACTGTGGCGGACCGCACCTGAGGGCGGAGTGCCCGGAATGGATGGCGGCTGCAGCACCGACGTGCTGCAACTGCCAAAAAGCGAAGATCGCTGATTCCGGGCACAACGCCTTCAGCCAGGACTGCCCGGTACGCAAAAGGTGGGACGCGCTAGCCAGATCCGCCATAGCGTACTGCTAA